One window of Pieris napi chromosome 1, ilPieNapi1.2, whole genome shotgun sequence genomic DNA carries:
- the LOC125059163 gene encoding collagenase-like has product MKSIIVLAFLVAAACGSPAAEHTAYNYHENIGIKEAIRIRQLEEAIDFDGSRIIGGSVSSLTQTPHLGGLSILLTNGWSSVCGSSLLSNTKAVTAAHCWTDGRHQARQFTVVLGSLRLFQGGVRITTSNVVMHPQWNPNTASNDVAVITMNYVNFNNNIQPIALASGSNEYVGTWAVAAGYGATSDSQGGIPNNTARRHVSLRVISNAECRRTFSFIASSVICVETQGGRASTCGGDSGGPLDIGSGNSRALIGITSFGHSAGCTRGFPAGFARVTSFRSWISSRL; this is encoded by the exons ATGAAGTCAATTATTGTTCTCGCTTTTCTTGTGGCTGCGGCCTGTGGTAGCCCAGCAGCTGAACATACTGCGTATAATTACCATGAAAACATTGGTATCAAAGAAGCTATTAGAATTAGACAGCTTGAAGAAGCAATTGACTTTGATGGATCTAGAATTATTGGTGGGTCCGTGTCATCCTTGACACAAACCCCACATTTG ggtGGTCTTTCAATTCTTCTGACCAATGGCTGGTCCTCTGTATGTGGATCCTCACTGCTTTCAAACACCAAAGCCGTCACCGCTGCTCACTGTTGGACGGATGGCAGACACCAAGCCCGTCAATTCACAGTAGTATTGGGATCCCTCAGATTATTCCAAGGTGGTGTTCGAATCACCACCAGTAATGTTGTTATGCATCCACAATGGAACCCGAACACTGCTAGTAATGACGTTGCTGTTATCACAATGAACTACGTCAACTTCAATa ataatatcCAGCCCATTGCTTTGGCATCCGGCAGCAACGAATACGTTGGTACGTGGGCGGTCGCTGCAGGTTACGGCGCTACTTCTGATT CTCAAGGTGGCATACCAAATAACACTGCCAGAAGACATGTAAGCCTGAGAGTTATATCAAACGCCGAATGCCGCAGAACCTTTTCCTTTATCGCCTCCTCTGTGATTTGTGTAGAAACTCAAGGTGGCAGAGCCAGTACCTGTGGTGGTGATTCTGGTGGCCCACTTGATATTGGAAGTGGAAATTCTAGGGCATTG atCGGTATTACATCCTTTGGACATTCTGCCGGATGTACACGTGGATTCCCAGCAGGTTTTGCCCGAGTTACCTCTTTCCGCTCTTGGATCAGCAGTCGCCTATAA
- the LOC125059241 gene encoding collagenase-like yields the protein MKSLLVLASLIALAYGRAAVKTTAYNYHANFGIQEALRIRRIEDALDFDGARIIGGSDSRLGENPHLGGLIIPLTNGWESVCASSLLTNTKAVTAAHCWWDGFHQARRFIVVLGSVRLFSGGVRITTANVVLHPQWNPRTVTNDVAVITINHVNYNNNIRPISMATGNNNFVGTVAVAAGYGLTSDAQNGIPNNSVQKKVNLRVITNAECEESYGYIEDTLLCVNTEGGRVSTCAGDSGGPLTVGGRLIGITSFGHNDGCESGHPAAFSRVTSYQSWISSRL from the exons ATGAAATCATTGTTAGTTCTCGCTAGTCTTATTGCTCTGGCCTACGGTCGAGCGGCAGTTAAAACCACTGCCTATAACTATCATGCCAACTTTGGTATCCAAGAAGCTCTAAGAATTAGACGTATTGAGGATGCATTAGATTTCGATGGTGCCAGGATTATTGGGGGCAGTGATTCAAGATTAGGAGAAAACCCGCacttg GGTGGACTTATCATTCCCTTAACCAATGGATGGGAATCAGTATGCGCATCATCTCTCTTAACGAACACTAAGGCCGTCACTGCAGCTCACTGCTGGTGGGATGGATTCCACCAAGCTCGTCGTTTCATCGTTGTCCTTGGTTCTGTGCGTTTATTCTCTGGTGGTGTTCGAATTACCACTGCTAACGTTGTTCTGCACCCGCAGTGGAACCCTCGTACAGTGACCAACGATGTTGCCGTCATTACAATTAACCACGTTAATTACAATA ACAATATTCGCCCCATTTCAATGGCTACTGGCAACAATAACTTCGTTGGAACTGTTGCAGTCGCTGCAGGCTATGGCTTGACCTCTGAcg CTCAAAATGGCATTCCCAACAATTCTGTTCAGAAAAAGGTTAATCTCAGAGTGATTACCAACGCTGAATGTGAGGAATCATACGGATACATCGAAGACACTCTTCTCTGTGTTAATACCGAAGGAGGAAGAGTCAGTACCTGCGCCGGAGACTCTGGTGGTCCTCTTACTGTGGGCGGTAGATTG ATTGGTATTACATCTTTCGGTCATAATGACGGCTGTGAAAGTGGACACCCTGCTGCATTTTCAAGAGTAACTTCATACCAATCGTGGATATCAAGCCGACTGTAA
- the LOC125059105 gene encoding collagenase-like codes for MKTLVVLVGLLAVACAELSAETTTAYHYHENVGIHEAIRIKQAEAALDFDGSRIVGGVPSNLGDNPHLGGLVIALTNGWNSVCGSSLLSHTKAVTAAHCWFDGSNRARQFTVVLGSARLFSGGVRVSTSNVVMHPDWNPRTVRNDVAVITLSHVNYNNYISNIALASGSNQYVDQWAEAAGYGVTSDSQQGISQNAIQSKVSLRVITNDVCRRTFPRNVFDSTICVETSGGRSTCGGDSGGPLAVGSGNSRLLIGITSFGHRDGCQVGRPAAFARVTSFYSWIRGRM; via the exons ATGAAAACCCTCGTTGTTCTCGTAGGTCTTTTGGCCGTAGCTTGTGCTGAGTTATCAGCTGAAACAACCACCGCCTACCACTACCACGAGAACGTTGGTATTCACGAGGCAATAAGAATTAAACAGGCTGAAGCTGCTCTCGACTTCGACGGTTCCAGAATTGTTGGTGGTGTTCCTTCAAACTTGGGAGACAATCCGCACTTG ggCGGTCTTGTCATTGCACTAACCAACGGCTGGAACTCGGTATGTGGATCATCTCTCCTGTCCCACACTAAGGCTGTTACTGCAGCTCACTGCTGGTTCGATGGAAGTAACCGGGCTCGTCAATTCACTGTTGTCTTAGGGTCAGCACGTTTGTTCTCTGGCGGTGTACGCGTCAGTACTAGCAACGTTGTAATGCATCCGGATTGGAACCCAAGGACCGTTAGGAATGATGTTGCAGTCATTACTTTAAGCCACGTCAACTACAACA ATTACATTAGTAACATTGCATTGGCTTCTGGTAGCAATCAATACGTCGACCAATGGGCCGAAGCTGCTGGATACGGTGTAACTTCTGACT CACAACAAGGTATCTCACAGAACGCTATCCAAAGCAAAGTGAGCCTACGTGTAATCACCAATGATGTGTGCAGAAGGACCTTCCCACGGAATGTGTTTGACTCCACCATTTGTGTCGAAACCTCCGGTGGTAGAAGCACATGCGGTGGTGACTCTGGTGGTCCATTGGCTGTTGGAAGTGGCAACTCAAGACTTTTG ATCGGTATCACATCATTCGGTCATCGTGACGGATGCCAGGTTGGTCGCCCTGCAGCCTTCGCCCGTGTTACGTCATTCTACTCCTGGATCCGCGGACGCATGTAA